A stretch of the Panicum virgatum strain AP13 chromosome 9N, P.virgatum_v5, whole genome shotgun sequence genome encodes the following:
- the LOC120692550 gene encoding probable transmembrane ascorbate ferrireductase 3, translating to MAQGIIGSHHHSIMASRVAVLAHVLFLSTAVLMLVWLLHYRGGINIQSEDPEQIFNVHPFVMSWGFILLIGEAILAYSTIHMVDHRTQKMAHMMIHLVGLILGIFGVYAAFKFHDAAVVPDLMSLHSWLGITAIALFGLQWLFGFVTFWLPAAQEHTRAAAAPAHVMAGLAIFMLAVCAAQTGLVEKSAGAASAAEMKLINVTGIFILLYGVAVASAVALRKAFL from the exons aTGGCGCAGGGGATCATCGGGAGCCACCACCACTCCATCATGGCCTCGCGGGTGGCCGTGCTCGCGCACGTGCTGTTCCTGAGCACCGCCGTGCTCATGCTCGTCTGGCTGCTGCACTACCGGGGCGGCATCAACATACAGTCCGAGGACCCCGAGCAGATCTTCAAT GTTCATCCGTTTGTGATGTCCTGGGGGTTTATTCTTCTTATTGGAGAAG CCATCCTGGCGTACTCGACGATCCACATGGTGGACCACCGGACGCAGAAGATGGCGCACATGATGATCCACCTGGTGGGTCTCATCCTGGGCATCTTCGGCGTGTACGCGGCGTTCAAGTTCCACGACGCGGCCGTGGTGCCGGACCTGATGAGCCTCCACTCGTGGCTGGGCATCACCGCCATCGCGCTCTTCGGCCTGCAGTGGCTCTTCGGCTTCGTCACCTTCTGGCTGCCCGCGGCGCAGGAGCAcacccgcgccgcggcggcccccGCGCACGTCATGGCCGGGCTGGCCATCTTCATGCTGGCCGTGTGCGCGGCCCAGACGGGGCTCGTCGAGAagagcgccggcgccgcctccgccgccgagatGAAGCTCATCAACGTCACGGGCATCTTCATCCTCCTCTACGGGgtcgccgtcgcctccgccgtcgcgcTGCGCAAGGCCTTCTTGTAG